A stretch of DNA from Methylomicrobium lacus LW14:
CACTTTCATTGTGTTACCCACCCATCTTCCGTAGCGCCTCATCGGAGGTTGCGCCAGTTTCGGCGTGAAAATTATTTCGATGATGATAAGGCTTGCTAAGCACAATGAGCCGGGCTATTGCATTGCAATCTTCACCGCCGCTTTCCAGGCTCATTCAACAGCGCATCACCGTGTGCCTGCGCCTCTTCCGGTAAATCCGCTGCATGTAGGTTTACTGAACGTATTCCAGTCTATCCATTTCTGCCGGACCTCTTAATGCAGCAGCCGAACCATTGGCGGTGTATTCGTAGCGCCTTCATGTTCCGCTTTACCGCAAAATCGTGGCCGATAGGCTTACGGATTTTATTTCGCGTGCAGAAAATTTTACTCTTCGCCATGGCCATTTCACTGGCGAGTCTGACGGCTCAGGCGGATGATGCAAAAGTCAGACTTTTAGATTCGAGCGGCAATACCAAGCAGCTTCCAGTCGAAACCGTGCGCGAAATTTTCTTTATGCGCCTGAGTTCCTGGCCCGATGGGTCCCCGATCCGTGTGTTCGTGCTTCCTGACGATCATCCTTTGCATATCCGCTTTGCGAAAGAAATTTTGGGCGTTTATCCGTTTCAACTGCGTTCGGCCTGGGACCGGCTGGTATTTTCAGGCACCGGCGTATCGCCGACCCTGGTGGAATCGGTAGAGGAAATGCGCTCGCGTGTCGAATCGACGCCGGGCGCCATTGGCTATACTGATAAACAATAAGGAGATCATCGATGAGATCAATTAACCTTAAGCCTCGTTTCGGTAAAGCCGCTTCGATGATCTTTTGCTCCGCATTGGTTTTGCTGTCACCTATGAAGGCGTCGGCAAAAGAATTTTTCGACGGCAATGTAAAGGTATATGGCTTTGCCAGCCAGGGTGCGACTTATACCGATCATCATCAGGTATTTGGAACGAGCCGCGACGTAAGTCTGGATTTCAGGGAAATGGGTCTTATTACTTCGGTGAAGCTGCTGCCGAATTTGCTGATTTCCGCGCAGGGTTTATACCGCGATACCGGCGCTTCCGACACGCAAGGCACCCGGCTCGATTTTGCCCAGGCCGATTATAGCGTTCCGCTGTTCGATTCTTCCTTGGTGCTCGGCGCTCGCGGCGGCCGCGTCAAGATTCCGTTCGGTTTATACAACGATACGCGCGATGTCGTGTGGACTCGGCCTTCGGTATTGTTGCCGCAATCGATTTATTTCGATACGCTGGCCCTTAGGCAGGCGATGATCGCGGCTGACGGGGGCATGCTCTATGGCCGTTATACCCATGGCGAGCACCGCTTCGGCTGGGAGTTTATGGCTGCCGAACCGCAGGACAGCACGGGCGGGGCGACGGGTTTCCTGACGGGCATTCCTCATATGCCGGGGCTTCCGAAGTCGGAAGGCAGCTTGGGCGGGCGCCCTATGCTGCTGGGCCGGGCTTTTTATGAATGGATGGGCGGGCGAGGAAAGCTGATGTTTTCTATCGTCGACCTGGATCGGGATTTTAGCGCATCCCCCGGGCTGTCCGCATTTTATCAAAACGGCAATACCAAGGTCACCTATCCTTTGTTTTCGGCGCAGTACAACGCCGAAAAATGGTCGCTGACCGCCGAATATGGCTGGATCAGCAGTGATCGCAGCGGCTATTCGACCGCAAACACCGCATTTATACAAGGCCTGCCGACCTGGAAGAATAATACTTCCGAGAACTTCTATGTGCAGGGCGAATACCGCTTTACGCCGGAATTCTGGGCGGTGCTGCGCTATGATGTGTTGCATCTCAACCGCGACGACCGGGGTGGCAGGGAAATGTCCAGATTGTCCGGAGGATTGGCGCCGGCGCATCGTTTTTATGCGCGGGACCTGACTGCCGGCGTGCGTTGGTCATTCGCCCGCAATTTTTTATTGGCGTCTGATTACCATTATGTGAATGGGACAGCCTGGCTGAACGAGTCCGAAAACCCGAATCTTTCCAGTCCCGAAGCGTCATCGCATTTTAGTATGGTGACCACGATGCTGTCTTTTCGCTTTTGAGGCGTTGAATGCCTGGTAAATCCCATAAACTCAGCCGTAAGCCTCGCTTCGCCAGCTTGCATCGCAAGTGGCTGGCGTCGCTGAGTTTATTGCTGCTTTCCCTGGGCGCGGCGTTTGGTGCGCTGAATTACTGGTACCTCGAGGTACAGGTAAAAACTCAGAATGCACAGAGTCAGGCGGCCTGGAGCGCGGAGTTCAAAGGCCTTATCAGCCATTCGGTGGATCGACTGCAACGGCTAAGCATCGTGATCGCTTCGCTCGGCAATCTGTCCGACCGCCTGAAAGAACCCGGGGGGGTGATCAATTCTGACGAACTGGAGCGGCAGTTTTCCAGCGTGCGTTATGAGCTGGATGTCGAAAGAATCATCATTTTTGATAAACAAGGCGAGATCCGCTGGAATTGGTCGCCGGACAGCAGTAGCTTCCTGTCGATGCAGTCGATGATGGCGGCGCTCGAGCACGCGAAAAACAATGAGCAGCCGGAGGCCGCTCTGGATTGTCAGGCGCAGTGCGGACTGAACACGGTGATGCCCTTGTTGGCGGACGGTGAACATGTCGGTTTTATTGGCATGAGTCAAAGAATCACCGATCTGGTCGTTGAGTTTTCCACGGCAACCGGCGTGGATATCGGCATTTTGGTGCCGACAAGCACTGAAAAAACGGATCAGGCTTTTTCGGGCTGGGGCTTGTACACGGCTGCCTTGACCCATGCCGTGGCGCTAAAGCCCTTCATTGCGAATCTGTCCGAACGTTTTGCGTCGCCGGAGGATATTCCTGCCGCGGTCTGGTTGCCCTGGCATAACAGCTTCTATGTATTCAATGCCGTTCCGCTTAAGCACATGATTGCCAGCGCTAACGGCTATTTGGTATTCATTTCCGATGTCACCGAGGCCACTTCGGCGTTGAAACAGGCCAATCGCAACAGCATGTTGTTGATGTTGGGATCCTTGTTATGCGCGGAAATCTTTTTGTTCCTGCTGCTGCGCAAGCCGTTGCGGCGTTTGAGCCACTTGGCAACAACCTTGCCGTTGGTGGCGCAGGGCGGTTACCAGGAGGCTTATCAGGCATTCGATTTGCATGGCCGTCTCTCCGGTCAACGCGATGAGATCGATATCCTTTATGAGACGTCGATCGATTTGACCCATCAAATCGAGGAAAGCCAGCTGGCCTTGGCTGCCGATAGGGATTTCATCCGGGGTATTCTGGACAGCGTGCAGGTGATGATCGTAACGCAAACGCGCGACGGCCGGCTGCATACGGTCAACCGGTATATGTCGCAAATGCTGGGCCGCTCCCCCGAACAACTCAGGAAAAATGCATTTGTCGATCTGCTCGAAGACGATGATGGCAAGGAGCAATACCTGGACAACCGGATCAATCTTTTCTCGTCTTCCCTGCATCGTCTCGAACACGAAGGCTCGATCATCGACGCTAACGGCGAAATGCGTCATATCATCTGGATTCACACTTTTCTGGGTTCCACGCATCAGGACGATGCGGTGGTCCTGTCAGTCGGCATGGATGCGACCGATCGGATCGTGGCCGAAAATCGCAGCCGCTGGCTTGCCCACCATGACCCTTTGACGGGGTTAGCGAATCGGCTGCGCTTTCATGAGGAACTCGAAAGAAGCTTTGCCGATGCGGTGCGTAGCGGCAACTCCAGCGCGCTGCTCCTGCTCGATCTGGATTATTTCAAGACGATCAACGATACCAGCGGTCATGCGGCCGGCGATGCGTTGCTGGTCATTCTGGCGAATGAGCTGCGCGCGCGTGCGCGCAAGTCGGATCTGATCGCCCGGCTGGGCGGCGATGAGTTTGCGGTGCTGATGCCTACGACAGGGCGCCTCGGCGCCGAAGCCTTTGCGACCTCCCTGAATGAGCGCCTGGCGGAACGCAAGTTTCAGTTCGGTAGCAAAGACTATAGGATCTCGGCGAGCATCGGCATCGCCTTGTTGCCGCAGCATGGCATGAATGTCGAGGAGTTGATGGCAAACGTCGATATGGCGATGTATTCGGCGAAAAAAAGCGGTAAAGGGCGTTGGTGTTTGTACACGCAGAATTTGGAATGCCTATCGAGTCAGCCTGTTCGAGAGGATTCGCTGGCACGGTGACATTGTCCCGAGTACAGTTTTACATTCAGAAATCAAGGATTGTTTATTTTATGTTAGAGAAAATTGGCTTTATCGCGCAGGGTGATGGGTTTGAGGCAGGAGGGGCGTACGCAGGGATCAACAAGCTATCCGCATTAAGCATCGATAGTCTTTGCCGAACTAGCAATCCTATTTTTTCCTTTAACCCTGGACGCCGCTGATATGATCAACTACCCCAAACTCGATTGCCCGTTCCCTTCTGCGATCAATCAACATGCCGAGGCGGTCAATAACCATACATTGAATTGGGTAAAAAAATTTGATCTGGTTCTGGATGAAGACAATTTCCAGCGCTTACAAAAATCCAAATTCGGGCGGCTGGCGGCTCGCGCTTATCCGAATGCGCCGCTGGAGGAGCTCAAAATTGTTTCGGACTGGAATACCTGGTTGTTTATCCGCGACGACCAATGCGACGAATCCGGCTTGGGCAAGGATCCGATCAGGCTTTCCGGCGTGCATGCCGAGCTGCTTGAAATTCTGCTCGGGCGCGCGCCTGAGCAGTACGACTCGGCGCTGGGGCATGCCCTGTATGACATCCGCAGCCGTCTGCTCAGAAAAGCGAGTTCCGCCTGGATGAGTCGATTCGTTTATAGCGTGATCGAATATTTTGAATCGTCGGTATGGGAGGCGATCAATCGCGCGGATCAAAAAATTCCCGATACCGAAACCTATATTTTGATGCGTCCCTATACGGGCGGCTTATACACCGATATTGAATTGATCGATATTACGGAAGACATTTATTTGCCGTTGCATGTGCGTAAAAATGAGGTGATCCAGCGTTTGTCGCTGATGGCTAATAACGTCGTGTGCTGGTCCAACGACATTATATCCCACGCCAAAGAGTCGAAGCATCATGACGTGCACAATCTGGTCGCCACCTTGCTGCCTTCACAGCCGTCGCTGCAACATGCGGTCGATTTGGCGGCTGAAATGACCCGTACGGAAATCGATGCCTTTGTCGAATTGGAAAAGCAAATCCCTGCGTTTTCAGCGGACATCGACAGGGATGTACAGCGTTATGTCGCAATATTGAGGTCTTGGATGCGCGGAAACCTGGACTGGGCTTATGAATCCAGCCGCTACATCGTCGCAGCGGATGACGTAGCCCTGGAGGCATAATTTAAGGGCAGTCTCCGTAACGCTTCAGCCGCTAGGGAGCAGGTCTCTTACCGGTCTGAATGATTTGCGGTGAATGGGCAGGGGGCCGAGCTGTGCGAGTTCGGCCAGGTGTTGCTTGGTGCCGTAACCTTTGTGCAGGTCAAACGCAAAGCCGGGAAATTCTCTCGCATAGTCTTCCATGATCCGGTCGCGGTGGACTTTGGCGAGGATAGAGGCGGCGCTGATGGCAGGAATGATGCGGTCGCCCTGGACGATGGCTTGGGCCGGAATGGATAAAACCGGCAGCGTATTGCCGTCTATCAGCACGCGCTGCGGTTGGATGGACAGCTGGTTGACCGCCCTCTGCATGGCCAGAAGGGTCGCTTGCAGAATGTTGATCTGATCGATCTCACCGACATCGGCCTCGGCGACAGCCCAGGCAAGCGCTTTCTCCTGAATGATGGAATAAAGCGTCAGTCGTTTTTTTGCACTCAGTGCTTTCGAATCGGCCAGACCGTCTATCGGCCTTTCCGGGTCGAGAATAACCGCGGCGGCGACCACAGGACCCGCCAAGGGTCCGCGGCCCGCTTCATCAACGCCGGCAATCAAGCCGGAGTCCGTTGCCGAAAAATCCCACATGCTGTAAAAAGTGAAGGACAGTCGGTTAGCGTAAAATGCCGCGGCTGACATGGCGCAAAAAATCGGCCAATTCGGCCAAATTTGCGTTGCCGCCATCAAGGGTCAACATTTCCTCGATCGCTTCTTCGAGGCGAAGATTCATTTTATAAATGATTTTATACGCCTTTCTGATCAGCCGAATGTCTTCCGGCGAGAAGCCGTTGCGTTCCATCCCGACCGCGTTGATGCCGTGAGGCTTGGTCGGCTTGCCGCCGACCATCACGAACGGCGGCACGTCCTGAGTGATCGCGCTGCCCATCGCCGCGAAGCTGTGTTGGCCGATTTTGGTAAACTGGTGCACCAGCGTGAAACCGCCCAAAATCGCATGGCTGTTTAAAGAGACATGGCCGGCCAGGGAGGCGCCGTTCGCCATCACCACATGATCGCCGATCACGCAATCATGCGCGACATGGGTATAGGCCATGAATAAATTATCGTTGCCGATCCGGGTGAGGCCTTGATCCTGCAGAGTGCCCCTGTGCATCGTGGCGAACTCGCGGATCGTGTTGCGGTCGCCGATTTCGAGCCGGGTCACTTCCGCGGCATATTTCTTGTCTTGAGGGTCTTCCCCTATCGAGCAGAATTGAAAGATGCGATTGTCTTTACCAATGGAAGTCGGCCCCTTGATCACGACGTGTGAGCCGATGACAGTACCAGAATCGATTTTCACATCGGGTCCGATCACCGAATAGGGTCCGACAGTAACGTCGCCGGCCAATTCGGCGCGTTTATCGATAATGGAGGTAGGATCGATCAAAATTAATTTACCACGGCAGCACAGCGGATTTCGGCGCTGGCGACGAATTCGCCATCGACTTCGGCAGAGCAATCGAATGCCCAGATATTGCGTTTGCTTTTCAAGAACTTGGCTTCCAGCATCAATTGGTCGCCAGGAACGACGGGCCGCTTGAATTTGGCCTTATCGATGCTGACCAGATAATAAATCATGCCGGCAAGTTCATCGCGAGCGGTTTCAGATGCCAGAAGACCGGTCGTTTGCGCCATCGCTTCGAGGATCAATACGCCCGGCATGATCGGCTTTTGCGGAAAATGGCCCTGAAAAAAAGGTTCGTTGTAGGTGACGTTTTTAACCCCTAGCAACCTGACTCCGGGTTCACATTCGACGACCTTATCCACCAATAGAAAAGGATAGCGATGTGGTAAAAAGTCTTGTATTTGTAAAATATCTAACTTAATTGACATGGTGCAGGTCATTTAGATGATTAGGATGCATTCCGCGCATGCAAATGACGAATGGAGCGGACTTTTATTGCCGTTTAGAGACGATCCACTGCCATTCGCATTCAATTTAAACAAAGGAACAAAGAAGACCGGACAAGATTATTGTGCCGATGACAGTTTTTTCTGAACCTGCGCGGTAATGTCCAATTTGTCGTTCGCAAAGAGTACGCCTTCATACAATACCAGATCGAAGCTTTGTTCCTTGGCGATGGCCTGAACGGCTTCGACGATTCGGCGTTGCAATTTGCCGAGCTCCTGATTCTTGCGGGTGTTCATATCATAGCCGGTTTCTTCGCTGACGCGTTTATAATCGAGCGATTTGTCACGCAGTTTTTTATCCATGCTGGTGCGTTCGCTTTCGCTCATGACCGCGCCATCCCGGTTTAATTTCTCTTCCAAACCTTTGATTTCAGTCTCCAGGGCTTTGATTTGCTTGACGCGGGATGAAAATTCCGTCTGCAGACGTTTCAGTTCTGGAGCTTCCTTGAGTACGGTATTCATATCGACGACGCCAACTTTGAGTTCGGCGAAACAAGTGTTGGCGGCGAGCAGTAAGCCCAGGAATAATGCAATTTTGGTTTTCATTGTGTTGTAAATCTCCAGAGAATTTAAGGGGTGGGATTGTGGGTAAATTTGTTAGATTATAGGGGATATGCCGATTAAAGCCAAAACAACTTGCTTTAGAAATTCTGCCCGAAGTTGAATTGGAAAATCTGTTTTTGATCGCCTTGATCTGAATTGGGATCATTATTAAAAGGTTTGGCGTTCAATGGATACGCGGCACTGACCGACAAGGCGCCGAAAGGCGACAGCCATTCGCCGGAAATCCCGGCGGAGTATTTTAATGCACTAAAGTTGAAGCCGTTTTCGACCGTACCGGCATCGAAGAAAGTGCCCAGGCGGACCGATTTGACATCCGATAGAAACGGCACCGGGAAAAACAGTTCGGCATTGCCGATCATTTTAGTCGAACCGCCAAGGGGGTAAAGCTGTTGTTGGTTGGTACCTATCACCTGGTGACTTTTAGGTCCCAAGGTATTATTTTTATAGCCGCGCACCGAGCCCGTGCCGCCCGCGAAGTAGTTTTCAAAGAAAGGCAAGTCGTCGGTGCCGCCATAGCCGTCGCCGTAAGCGACTTCGCCATGCAGCCGAAA
This window harbors:
- a CDS encoding diguanylate cyclase domain-containing protein, which encodes MPGKSHKLSRKPRFASLHRKWLASLSLLLLSLGAAFGALNYWYLEVQVKTQNAQSQAAWSAEFKGLISHSVDRLQRLSIVIASLGNLSDRLKEPGGVINSDELERQFSSVRYELDVERIIIFDKQGEIRWNWSPDSSSFLSMQSMMAALEHAKNNEQPEAALDCQAQCGLNTVMPLLADGEHVGFIGMSQRITDLVVEFSTATGVDIGILVPTSTEKTDQAFSGWGLYTAALTHAVALKPFIANLSERFASPEDIPAAVWLPWHNSFYVFNAVPLKHMIASANGYLVFISDVTEATSALKQANRNSMLLMLGSLLCAEIFLFLLLRKPLRRLSHLATTLPLVAQGGYQEAYQAFDLHGRLSGQRDEIDILYETSIDLTHQIEESQLALAADRDFIRGILDSVQVMIVTQTRDGRLHTVNRYMSQMLGRSPEQLRKNAFVDLLEDDDGKEQYLDNRINLFSSSLHRLEHEGSIIDANGEMRHIIWIHTFLGSTHQDDAVVLSVGMDATDRIVAENRSRWLAHHDPLTGLANRLRFHEELERSFADAVRSGNSSALLLLDLDYFKTINDTSGHAAGDALLVILANELRARARKSDLIARLGGDEFAVLMPTTGRLGAEAFATSLNERLAERKFQFGSKDYRISASIGIALLPQHGMNVEELMANVDMAMYSAKKSGKGRWCLYTQNLECLSSQPVREDSLAR
- a CDS encoding terpene synthase family protein — its product is MINYPKLDCPFPSAINQHAEAVNNHTLNWVKKFDLVLDEDNFQRLQKSKFGRLAARAYPNAPLEELKIVSDWNTWLFIRDDQCDESGLGKDPIRLSGVHAELLEILLGRAPEQYDSALGHALYDIRSRLLRKASSAWMSRFVYSVIEYFESSVWEAINRADQKIPDTETYILMRPYTGGLYTDIELIDITEDIYLPLHVRKNEVIQRLSLMANNVVCWSNDIISHAKESKHHDVHNLVATLLPSQPSLQHAVDLAAEMTRTEIDAFVELEKQIPAFSADIDRDVQRYVAILRSWMRGNLDWAYESSRYIVAADDVALEA
- the rnhB gene encoding ribonuclease HII, whose product is MWDFSATDSGLIAGVDEAGRGPLAGPVVAAAVILDPERPIDGLADSKALSAKKRLTLYSIIQEKALAWAVAEADVGEIDQINILQATLLAMQRAVNQLSIQPQRVLIDGNTLPVLSIPAQAIVQGDRIIPAISAASILAKVHRDRIMEDYAREFPGFAFDLHKGYGTKQHLAELAQLGPLPIHRKSFRPVRDLLPSG
- the lpxA gene encoding acyl-ACP--UDP-N-acetylglucosamine O-acyltransferase, producing the protein MIDPTSIIDKRAELAGDVTVGPYSVIGPDVKIDSGTVIGSHVVIKGPTSIGKDNRIFQFCSIGEDPQDKKYAAEVTRLEIGDRNTIREFATMHRGTLQDQGLTRIGNDNLFMAYTHVAHDCVIGDHVVMANGASLAGHVSLNSHAILGGFTLVHQFTKIGQHSFAAMGSAITQDVPPFVMVGGKPTKPHGINAVGMERNGFSPEDIRLIRKAYKIIYKMNLRLEEAIEEMLTLDGGNANLAELADFLRHVSRGILR
- the fabZ gene encoding 3-hydroxyacyl-ACP dehydratase FabZ — protein: MSIKLDILQIQDFLPHRYPFLLVDKVVECEPGVRLLGVKNVTYNEPFFQGHFPQKPIMPGVLILEAMAQTTGLLASETARDELAGMIYYLVSIDKAKFKRPVVPGDQLMLEAKFLKSKRNIWAFDCSAEVDGEFVASAEIRCAAVVN
- a CDS encoding OmpH family outer membrane protein, with the translated sequence MKTKIALFLGLLLAANTCFAELKVGVVDMNTVLKEAPELKRLQTEFSSRVKQIKALETEIKGLEEKLNRDGAVMSESERTSMDKKLRDKSLDYKRVSEETGYDMNTRKNQELGKLQRRIVEAVQAIAKEQSFDLVLYEGVLFANDKLDITAQVQKKLSSAQ